In one window of Tubulanus polymorphus chromosome 3, tnTubPoly1.2, whole genome shotgun sequence DNA:
- the LOC141902213 gene encoding uncharacterized protein LOC141902213, which yields MMAEKSSDSEALTVVIEKLTEICSRVDPADGKVTSSHAGATTAAAFVPAATPNRVSSIVVRNTIAPPKDVEIFKCDECDYSSHNKYYLKQHIDLVHSADRPYKCPFCDYAGKRSSALKEHLIVHSNDRPFECSHCNATFRKKGHLTNHIKMHASRAAQCCFCNQQANSLDELFAHIETCRARRRDGVDDETIYACGTCGYASADQESVNAHVADKHASAPADAARVVETKSSSEDGEVARAAGTILQCAECGFSTESHGTMQKHVIEHIVSTENNGKDASKVKVTAEQTATAAIPASKMIGVNSESARFSFDESLGIFRCMICGYTCEHQRTIKSHVWKHSGHKDVDYPMFQNGPLSMYDGMRLKTAPPVIQQTQAKSGASRYRVFKLDSPTPARREAVTLSVPIAGAERVDLVASSDGASDVANKGLVIIVEKDASAMSGVAGHGSESDDKVETRKRPIDVDASAADDNVAKKIRLSMDDSRSDVSKVEVEKVTDTCPLVAVKPDGYSVRSFSPCASLKDHAYPEMSCGSPTVVSSDVEVAEVVVVSSSKKTGVEKCHEEMIDGDDDKNVEESNADDDHVNKDSTDGLVIVENAERKKVAAAAVSRSTKRVLRSSSNNDSKENNEKKSSGICSSLLAVIEQLRERSQSETGANEAKAPPTKPTRQRRNRAKQTAASVVDDGIPVESLANVEFLDDAGSMRCQLCHYQSRSSVYIKQHMRLHKIKKPFECSLCEHVAESSSRLQDHMLQHCKVRTYKCTLCPGNFNYKSQLRAHMRAHNEQEPFVCDICGSESKNPIAFRNHMRSHTCVTCNDVYKKTCEEKQHSRAILQTDGVYRCDECAFAGADEDELNKHHRQSHAKLFKCEQCDYACATLAAIRNHCRAAHTQQERVMRCSLCDFSATSIRSLKSHMKRHVNDQRYVQQPLEQYKCNLCGYVCHHLPSLKSHMWRHSSERSYSYQLANNIINAAVDFDNHVKPASVVEEITVATAAIPTKPVVVATAAITADTESHPLVTFRCCQCGYESTNRSNLAAHMKEHVDIIAQTLEIGKKDANGKSKKLVANVK from the exons ATGATGGCTGAAAAAAGCTCCGATTCGGAAGCTTTGACGGTCGTCATCGAAAAACTGACGGAAATTTGCAGTCGCGTTGACCCGGCCGACGGTAAAGTAACGTCGTCCCACGCGGGAGCGACGACGGCGGCGGCGTTCGTACCCGCGGCGACGCCGAACCGCGTGTCGTCGATCGTCGTGCGCAACACGATCGCGCCGCCGAAAGACGTCGAGATATTCAAATGCGACGAATGCGACTACTCGAGTCACAATAAATACTACCTGAAGCAGCACATCGACCTCGTGCACAGCGCCGACCGACCGTATAAATGCCCGTTCTGCGACTACGCCGGCAAACGCAGCTCGGCGCTGAAAGAACACCTGATCGTGCACAGCAACGACCGGCCGTTCGAGTGCAGCCACTGCAACGCGACGTTCCGCAAGAAGGGCCACCTGACAAATCATATCAAGATGCACGCGAGTCGCGCCGCGCAGTGCTGTTTCTGTAACCAGCAGGCGAACTCGTTGGACGAGCTGTTCGCGCACATCGAAACATGTCGCGCTCGGCGCCGCGACGGCGTCGACGACGAGACGATATACGCGTGCGGTACGTGTGGCTACGCGAGCGCTGATCAGGAGAGCGTTAACGCGCACGTCGCGGATAAGCACGCGTCCGCGCCGGCCGATGCGGCGCGCGTCGTCGAGACTAAGTCGTCGTCGGAAGACGGTGAAGTTGCGCGCGCTGCCGGGACTATTTTACAATGCGCCGAATGCGGTTTTTCGACCGAGTCGCACGGTACGATGCAGAAGCACGTCATCGAACATATCGTGTCGACTGAGAACAACGGAAAAGACGCGTCGAAGGTGAAGGTCACCGCGGAGCAGACGGCGACAGCAGCGATTCCCGCGTCGAAAATGATTGGCGTCAATTCGGAATCGGCGCGATTCTCGTTCGACGAATCGTTGGGAATATTCCGCTGTATGATTTGCGGCTACACATGCGAACACCAGCGCACGATCAAGTCGCACGTGTGGAAACATTCCGGCCACAAAGACGTCGATTATCCGATGTTCCAGAACGGTCCGTTGAGTATGTATGACGGAATGCGCTTGAAGACGGCGCCGCCGGTGATCCAGCAGACGCAGGCGAAATCCGGCGCCAGTCGGTACCGTGTTTTTAAACTTGATTCGCCGACCCCCGCGCGACGAGAAGCGGTGACTCTGTCGGTGCCGATCGCCGGCGCGGAGAGAGTCGACCTCGTCGCGTCGTCGGACGGCGCGAGCGACGTCGCGAATAAAGGACTCGTTATCATCGTCGAGAAGGACGCGTCGGCTATGTCGGGCGTCGCCGGTCATGGGTCGGAAAGCGACGACAAAGTCGAAACGAGAAAAAGACCGATCGACGTTGACGCATCGGCTGCGGACGACAACGTTGCGAAAAAGATTCGACTATCAATGGACGATTCGCGAAGCGATGTCTCGAAGGTCGAGGTCGAGAAGGTCACCGATACGTGTCCGTTGGTAGCCGTCAAACCGGACGGTTATTCGGTGCGTTCGTTCTCGCCATGCGCATCCTTGAAAGACCACGCTTACCCGGAGATGTCGTGCGGGTCGCCGACGGTCGTTTCGAGCGACGTCGAGGTCGCCGAAGTCGTCGTCGTCAGCAGCTCGAAGAAAACCGGTGTCGAAAAATGCCACGAAGAGATGAtcgatggtgatgatgataagAATGTAGAGGAAAGCAACGCTGATGATGATCACGTTAATAAGGACAGCACCGACGGATTGGTCATCGTCGAAAACGCGGAGAGGAAAAAGGTCGCCGCGGCGGCAGTGTCAAGGTCGACGAAGCGCGTGCTGCGTAGTTCGAGTAACAACGACAGTAAAGAGAACAACGAGAAGAAATCGTCGGGAATTTGCAGTTCTCTGCTGGCCGTGATCGAGCAGCTGCGCGAACGATCGCAATCGGAGACCGGCGCCAACGAGGCC AAAGCGCCGCCGACGAAACCGACGCGTCAACGTCGAAACCGCGCCAAGCAGACGGCAGCGTCGGTGGTCGACGACGGCATTCCGGTCGAGTCGCTAGCGAACGTCGAGTTTCTAGACGACGCCGGCTCGATGCGGTGTCAGTTGTGCCATTATCAAAGCCGTTCGTCCGTTTATATCAAGCAGCACATGCGTCTGCACAAAATCAAGAAACCGTTCGAGTGTTCGCTGTGCGAACACGTCGCCGAGTCGAGCAGCCGGCTTCAGGATCACATGCTGCAGCACTGTAAAGTGCGCACGTACAAGTGCACGCTGTGCCCGGGCAATTTCAACTACAAGAGTCAGCTGCGCGCGCACATGCGGGCGCACAACGAACAGGAGCCGTTCGTGTGCGACATCTGCGGCTCCGAGTCGAAGAACCCGATCGCATTTCGCAATCACATGCGCAGCCACACGTGCGTCACGTGCAACGACGTGTACAAGAAGACGTGCGAGGAGAAGCAGCACAGCCGCGCGATACTGCAAACAGACGGCGTCTACCGGTGCGACGAGTGCGCGTTCGCCGGCGCCGACGAGGACGAACTCAACAAACACCACCGCCAGTCGCACGCGAAGTTGTTCAAGTGCGAGCAGTGCGATTACGCGTGCGCGACGCTCGCCGCGATACGCAACCACTGCCGCGCGGCGCACACGCAGCAGGAACGTGTCATGCGGTGCAGTTTGTGCGACTTCTCGGCGACGTCGATCCGCAGTTTGAAGTCGCACATGAAACGCCACGTGAACGATCAACGTTACGTGCAGCAGCCGCTCGAGCAGTACAAGTGCAACCTGTGCGGTTACGTCTGCCATCACTTGCCGTCGTTGAAGTCGCACATGTGGCGCCACTCGAGCGAGCGTTCGTACAGTTACCAGCTCGCGAACAACATCATCAACGCGGCCGTCGACTTCGACAATCACGTCAAACCGGCGTCCGTCGTCGAGGAGATAACCGTCGCGACGGCGGCGATCCCGACGAAACCTGTCGTCGTCGCGACGGCAGCCATTACCGCCGACACGGAATCGCACCCGCTCGTCACGTTCCGGTGTTGTCAGTGCGGCTACGAGTCGACGAATCGGTCGAATCTCGCCGCGCACATGAAAGAACACGTCGACATCATCGCGCAGACTCTCGAAATCGGGAAGAAAGACGCGAACGGCAAATCAAAGAAACTGGTCGCGAACGTTAAGTaa
- the LOC141902376 gene encoding dolichyl-diphosphooligosaccharide--protein glycosyltransferase subunit dad1-like produces the protein MPESIFSVVGKFYDEYMNNTSKKLKIIDSYLFYVMLTGIVQFVYCLLVGTFPFNSFLSGFISCVGTFVLGVCLRLQVNPQNKHDFHGLSPERAFADFIFAHVVLHLVIINFIG, from the exons ATGCCCGAATCAATTTTCTCGGTGGTCGGCAAGTTCTACGATGAATACATGAACAACACGtcgaaaaaactgaaaatcatCGATTCGTATTTGTTTTACGTGATGTTAACGGGAATCGTACAGTTCGTCTACTGCCTGCTGGTCGGTACATTCCCGTTCAACTCGTTCCTGTCCGGATTCATTTCGTGTGTCGGCACGTTCGTTTTGGGAG tgtgtctacGGCTACAAGTGAATCCTCAAAATAAACACGATTTCCACGGTTTGAGTCCGGAGCGCGCCTTCGCCGATTTCATCTTCGCCCACGTCGTACTTCATCTCGTCATCATTAACTTCATCGGTTAA